Proteins encoded by one window of Dioscorea cayenensis subsp. rotundata cultivar TDr96_F1 chromosome 20, TDr96_F1_v2_PseudoChromosome.rev07_lg8_w22 25.fasta, whole genome shotgun sequence:
- the LOC120251077 gene encoding glyoxylate/succinic semialdehyde reductase 2, chloroplastic: MAMACISTFSSSPSFAFLRSRHRPSSFLNPIAHFSISSQLSDATTEGGSFSGRVGFLGLGIMGTPMALNLIKAGCDVTVWNRTKSKCDHLINQGAKYQASPADVASSCDVTFAMLADPQSAVDVACGVNGAVKGMGSGKGYVDVSTVDGATSKLISENIKETGASFLEAPVSGSKKPAEDGQLIFLTAGDASLFETVAPLLDIMGKSKFYLGDVGNGAAMKLVVNMIMGSMMASFSEGLLLGEKVGLDPKVLVEVVSQGAISAPMFSMKGPSMVQAKYPTAFPLKHQQKDLRLALGLAESVSQPIPIAAAANELYKAAKSHGLSDQDFSAVIEALKINL; encoded by the exons ATGGCCATGGCTTGCATCTCCACCTTCTCCTCAAGCCCTTCCTTTGCATTCCTTCGCTCCAGGCATCGCCCATCTTCTTTTCTCAACCCCATTGCTCACTTCTCCATCTCCTCACAATTGTCCGATGCAACCACAGaag GAGGGAGTTTTTCTGGTCGTGTTGGATTTCTAGGTCTTGGAATTATGGGTACTCCCATGGCATTGAACCTTATTAAGGCTGG ATGTGATGTTACAGTATGGAACAGAACCAAGAGCAAGTGTGATCACCTTATCAACCAGGGGGCAAA ATATCAAGCTTCACCTGCGGATGTTGCATCATCTTGCGATGTGACCTTTGCAATGCTTGCTGATCCTCAAAGTGCA GTTGATGTTGCTTGTGGAGTGAATGGTGCTGTGAAGGGAATGGGATCAGGAAAAGG CTATGTGGATGTCTCTACAGTAGACGGTGCCACATCTAAGTTGATTAGTGAGAATATCAAAGAAACAGGGGCATCATTTCTAGAG GCTCCAGTTTCAGGCTCCAAAAAGCCCGCAGAAGATGGTCAGCTGATATTCCTTACTGCAG GTGATGCATCTCTATTTGAAACTGTGGCACCACTACTAGATATCATGGGGAAG TCAAAATTTTACCTTGGAGATGTTGGAAATGGAGCAGCAATGAAACTTGTTGTCAACATGATCATGGGAAG CATGATGGCTTCATTTTCCGAAGGGCTGTTGCTTGGTGAGAAAGTAGGGCTCGACCCTAAGGTTCTCGTAGAG GTAGTTTCACAGGGTGCCATAAGTGCGCCAATGTTCTCCATGAAAGGACCTTCAATGGTTCAGGCTAAATACCCGACTGCGTTTCCTTTAAAGCATCAGCAAAAG GATCTCAGGCTTGCTCTAGGATTAGCTGAATCAGTGTCCCAGCCAATTCCTATTGCAGCTGCTGCTAATGAGCTCTACAAAGCTGCTAAATCTCATGGCCTTAGTGACCAAGACTTCTCAGCAGTGATTGAAGCTCTCAAAATCAATTTGTGA
- the LOC120251078 gene encoding pathogen-associated molecular patterns-induced protein A70-like, whose protein sequence is MEELGVEPSSPSIFEIILGWFTPTVLFLILNLVIGTIVLTSKAMHRHHTAAAAAGSDDRPKLARTSSAFVLERLRSLGLYRLRSGEIPLETSDPPPIPSSEAEEIEETVQEDEAMRKSSCEKTAVVRRAASVRREEKEVEEEMEVDARADDFINRFRHQLRLQRLESLTQYKDMLNRGK, encoded by the coding sequence ATGGAGGAGCTCGGAGTGGAACCATCCTCACCGTCGATCTTCGAGATCATCCTCGGCTGGTTCACCCCAACCGTCCTTTTCCTGATCCTCAACCTCGTGATCGGCACCATTGTCTTAACTTCCAAGGCGATGCATCGCCATCACACCGCCGCCGCTGCCGCGGGCTCCGATGACCGGCCAAAGCTCGCCCGCACATCGTCTGCCTTCGTCCTCGAGCGCCTCCGATCACTTGGGCTCTACCGCCTCCGATCCGGCGAAATCCCTCTGGAAACCAGCGATCCCCCACCGATTCCTTCATCCGAGGCGGAGGAGATCGAGGAGACAGTTCAGGAGGATGAGGCGATGAGGAAATCGAGCTGCGAGAAGACGGCGGTGGTGCGGCGGGCGGCGAGTGTGAGGCgagaggagaaggaggtggaggaggagatggaggtGGACGCGCGGGCGGATGATTTCATTAACCGGTTCCGGCACCAGTTACGGTTGCAGAGACTGGAATCTTTGACGCAGTATAAAGACATGCTTAACCGGGGGAAATGA